The Plectropomus leopardus isolate mb chromosome 7, YSFRI_Pleo_2.0, whole genome shotgun sequence genome window below encodes:
- the LOC121945921 gene encoding LOW QUALITY PROTEIN: G patch domain-containing protein 3-like (The sequence of the model RefSeq protein was modified relative to this genomic sequence to represent the inferred CDS: inserted 1 base in 1 codon), with amino-acid sequence SSTPVYFAICNIPVTFRSADLRNYFSQFIESGGFQCFHYRHRPEVLREPEGSENTECGDGEEGSSNVNAPEADRQEDSSGEKQTAKSCCCIVSLHAKDADRFVRMYAGNHWIDSKGDWLARRCVIKRIKVSQDRDDGSFPYKSRHEQRHRVSLTEHFTEADLRGLSELNPPALMQNGNVGTPVKVFLQLIQSCRLPPRLIRKLGLTFPXTSSNRRYGNVPLQYQDTLTLPATEETVLTAAGHEISGPGTYAPLASEKRLLADHTETTETNEPEKKEEEEEEDAQSNADDDDDRCEEWERHEALHDDVTSQERSKERLFEEEIELKWEKGGSGLVFYTDAQYWQEEEGDFDEQTADDWDVDMSVYYDKDGGDMDARDYVRMRYEKRLREGLEDRCGHSQSIGSFERFTKGFGRRLMEKQGWKDGEGLGHSQRGIPDALENEGQHPNCKRGFGYHGEKLVIHPVKKARTDFHITTMYDKPKNIDGGDTLLRRQPNTSMKYRGWQPGGSIGPRR; translated from the exons AGTAGCACCCCTGTGTATTTCGCGATTTGTAACATCCCTGTCACCTTTCGCTCCGCAGACCTGAGAAATTATTTCAGTCAGTTCATAGAGAGCGGcggttttcagtgttttcactacCGACATCGACCGGAGGTCCTCAGGGAGCCCGAGGGCTCCGAAAACACCGAGTGCGGTGACGGTGAGGAGGGCAGCTCTAACGTAAACGCTCCGGAGGCTGACCGACAAGAAGACAGCTCCGGGGAGAAGCAGACGGCGAAATCATGCTGTTGTATCGTGTCTCTTCACGCTAAAGATGCTGACAGGTTTGTCAGGATGTATGCTGGGAATCACTGGATTGACTCGAAGGGGGACTGGCTGGCCCGACGGTGTgttattaaaagaataaaagtttCACAGGACAGAG ATGATGGGTCATTCCCCTATAAATCAAGACACGAGCAGAGGCATCGGGTCTCCTTAACGGAGCATTTCACAGAGGCTGACCTCAGAGGTTTGTCCGAGCTGAATCCACCTGCTCTTATGCAGAATGGGAATGTGGGCACACCAGTGAAAGTGTTTCTACAGCTCATCCAGTCCTGCCGATTACCTCCGCGCCTCATCCGGAAATTGGGACTCACTTTCC AGACCAGCTCCAACCGCCGTTACGGCAACGTACCTTTGCAGTATCAGGACACTTTGACACTTCCAGCCACAGAGGAGACTGTACTAACAGCTGCTGGACATGAAATATCAGGACCAGGCACTTATGCTCCTCTAGCCTCAGAAAAGAGGCTGCTGGCTGATCACACAGAAACTACAGAGACAAACGagccagagaaaaaagaagaagaagaggaggaggatgcacAGTCAAATGCAGATGAC GATGATGATCGCTGTGAGGAGTGGGAGCGCCATGAGGCTTTGCATGATGATGTAACGAGCCAGGAGCGAAGTAAAGAGAGGCTGTTTGAAGAGGAGATTGAGCTGAAGTGGGAGAAGGGCGGCTCGGGCCTGGTGTTCTACACTGATGCCCAGTACTggcaggaggaagagggag atttcgaTGAACAAACAGCAGATGACTGGGACGTTGACATGAGTGTTTACTACGATAAAG ATGGCGGTGACATGGATGCCCGTGACTATGTCCGAATGCGGTATGAAAAAAGGCTCAGGGAGGGTCTTGAAGATAGATGTGGACACAGTCAGTCTATTGGCAGCTTTGAAAGGTTCACTAAG ggCTTTGGCCGTCGTTTGATGGAAAAGCAGGGCTGGAAGGACGGTGAAGGGTTAGGACACAGTCAGCGTGGGATTCCTGATGCCCTTGAGAATGAGGGCCAACATCCTAATTGTAAAAGAGGCTTTGG GTATCACGGAGAGAAATTAGTCATACATCCTGTAAAAAAGGCCAGAACTGATTTTCATATAACTACAATGTATgacaaacccaaaaacatagATGGAGGCGACACCTTGCTGAGACGTCAACCAAACACCAGTATGAAGTACAGAGGCTGGCAGCCAGGTGGCAGCATTGGACCGAGAAGATGA
- the nr0b2a gene encoding nuclear receptor subfamily 0 group B member 2a, which yields MDNGCHCTANSDRLSNPILYNILSQMDNSEPNQNCFSSIPHRCNCELRRTVCLKRPSKICKEASAVLVKTVHFMKNLPAFNQMPPNDQFSLLKSCWAPLFILGLAQEHVDFEVTDTPADSMLKKILLNRQESSGVEREQPTMAGVSKLKSCLKKFWSLDLSPKEYAYLKGTTIFNPDVPDLKAALFVEGLQQEAQHALSEVVHLLHPGHQERFARILLTASMLQSITPSLITELFFRPVIGQADLLELLVDMLFCR from the exons ATGGATAACGGGTGTCATTGTACAGCCAACAGCGACAGACTCTCGAATCCTATCCTCTACAACATCCTGAGCCAAATGGATAACAGCGAACCAAATCAAAACTGCTTCAGCTCAATACCTCATAGATGCAACTGTGAGTTGCGACGGACAGTGTGCTTGAAAAGGCCCTCAAAGATCTGCAAAGAAGCGTCAGCAGTTCTGGTTAAAACTGTCCACTTCATGAAGAACTTGCCTGCTTTTAACCAGATGCCACCAAACGACCAGTTTTCGCTGCTCAAAAGCTGCTGGGCGCCACTCTTCATCCTTGGTCTGGCCCAGGAGCATGTGGACTTTGAGGTGACGGACACACCGGCTGACAGCATGCTGAAAAAGATTCTCCTGAACCGTCAGGAAAGCTCTGGCGTGGAGAGGGAGCAGCCCACCATGGCCGGCGTCAGCAAACTCAAATCCTGCCTCAAAAAGTTTTGGAGTTTGGATTTGAGTCCTAAGGAGTATGCATACCTCAAAGGCACCACAATATTTAACCCAG ATGTCCCAGATTTAAAGGCAGCTCTGTTTGTCGAAGGATTGCAACAGGAAGCTCAGCACGCCCTCAGCGAGGTGGTCCACCTCCTTCACCCAGGGCATCAGGAGCGCTTTGCTCGAATCCTCCTCACAGCCTCCATGTTGCAGAGCATTACACCCAGTCTCATCACTGAACTCTTCTTCCGGCCCGTGATCGGTCAGGCGGatctgctggagctgctggttgACATGCTCTTCTGTAGATAG